The proteins below are encoded in one region of Pseudonocardia sp. DSM 110487:
- a CDS encoding BTAD domain-containing putative transcriptional regulator: MQIGVLGPFEARTDDGVVADVPGTRLRALLIALALRPGHAVPKAALVDWIWGERPPAEAANALQRLVSRLRKALPDGVVEGRRDGYRLRVEPDAVDAVRFERLVGQARDGADPQRLRRLREALALWRGAAMQDVGSPESAAFEAAVTRLEGLRLTAMEDRFDAEISLGHGADLVAELTDVVAAHPLRERLVAALMRALVATGRDAEALLVYERTREALATALGIDPAPELSALHVALLRGELGRREESRKTNLRAELTSFVGKGGDVAVVRELVTGHRLTSLVGPGGSGKTRLAAETTRTLLGDLPDGAWLVELAAIGSDGDVAHAALSALGMRDALLGDAPNAPPIDRVITALREREALLILDNCEHVIESAAAFTHRVLGECPRLRVLATSREPLGIIGETLWPVVPLVLPAEDADAAEIESAPAVRLLQDRACAVRTDIRADARTLSTMARICRALDGMPLAIELAAARLRTMSVDQLANRLDDRFRLLTGGSRTALPRHRTLRAVIDWSWELLTDPERMVLRRLSVFSGGASLEAAERVCAEGGNDATIETGQVLELLTALTEKSLVLAESDGAPRYRMLGTIKEYAEQRLAEAAESDLARRAHLAYFTELAESAEPHLRRAEQLEWLATLEAEHDNIRAAMRGALAAGDAQWAMRLAVTACWYWWFGGHKAEGNELIMAAAGTPGEVADEVRAKAYAFVSFFGTSGRSDPYEAEEWIHKACEFGRRSRSRHPLIGLVAALERMLQGPHALLSAFEPLLADEDPWVRAIARLQLGKMRILVGHDERNADAYLETALAEFRAIGERWGVSFALTELANRIAMRGEFAGACEYYAQAIAVVTEVGAVEDVVTMRSRQAQLYWLSGDEESSAAAMAEAQRYAERVAWPNTLAELALAKAELARWNGDAEQARRQLRVATDVLGDAAERSHVRATTHDLLGYLAEDLDEAVKHRIAAFEAASETEYPPLIAQVLAGIADLALRNEQYEQAARLLAASACVRGQPDRSQPDAARIERAVRRHLGDTRFAQLTQEGAQASWCELATVTFAS, from the coding sequence GTGCAGATCGGGGTGCTCGGGCCGTTCGAGGCCCGCACGGACGACGGTGTCGTCGCCGACGTGCCGGGCACCCGGTTGCGCGCGCTGTTGATCGCCCTCGCGCTCAGACCGGGCCATGCCGTCCCGAAGGCGGCGCTCGTCGACTGGATTTGGGGTGAGCGCCCGCCGGCCGAAGCGGCGAATGCCTTGCAGCGCCTGGTATCCCGCCTCCGGAAGGCGCTGCCGGATGGGGTGGTCGAGGGGCGGAGGGACGGCTACCGGTTGAGGGTGGAACCCGACGCCGTCGACGCCGTGCGGTTCGAACGCCTCGTCGGCCAGGCCCGCGACGGCGCGGATCCGCAGCGGCTACGGCGGCTTCGCGAGGCCCTCGCATTGTGGCGCGGCGCGGCCATGCAGGACGTCGGCTCGCCGGAGAGTGCGGCGTTCGAGGCTGCGGTCACCCGGCTCGAGGGGCTACGCCTGACCGCCATGGAGGATCGGTTCGACGCGGAGATCAGCCTCGGCCATGGCGCGGATCTCGTCGCCGAGCTGACCGACGTGGTGGCCGCGCATCCGCTGCGGGAGCGACTCGTCGCCGCATTGATGCGTGCGCTCGTCGCGACGGGTCGCGACGCCGAGGCGCTGCTCGTGTACGAGCGCACGAGGGAAGCGCTGGCCACCGCGCTCGGCATCGACCCCGCACCGGAGCTGTCCGCGTTGCACGTCGCGCTGCTGCGGGGTGAGCTGGGGCGGCGGGAGGAGTCCCGGAAGACCAACCTGCGGGCCGAGCTGACCAGCTTCGTCGGCAAGGGCGGCGATGTCGCCGTCGTCCGCGAACTCGTCACCGGACATCGACTCACCAGCCTGGTCGGGCCGGGTGGCTCGGGGAAGACCCGGCTGGCCGCGGAGACCACGCGCACGCTGCTCGGCGACCTGCCGGACGGGGCCTGGCTGGTCGAACTCGCGGCCATCGGTTCCGACGGGGATGTGGCGCACGCGGCGCTCTCGGCTCTCGGCATGCGAGATGCGCTGCTCGGCGACGCACCGAACGCGCCGCCGATCGACCGGGTCATCACCGCTCTCCGCGAGCGGGAGGCGCTGCTGATCCTGGACAACTGCGAGCACGTGATCGAGTCCGCGGCGGCATTCACCCATCGGGTGCTCGGAGAGTGCCCGAGGCTTCGGGTCCTCGCGACGAGCAGGGAGCCCCTCGGCATCATCGGTGAGACGCTGTGGCCGGTCGTGCCGTTGGTCCTGCCCGCGGAGGACGCCGACGCCGCCGAGATCGAGTCCGCTCCGGCCGTCCGGTTGCTGCAGGACCGAGCCTGTGCGGTGCGCACGGACATCAGGGCCGACGCGCGCACGTTGTCGACGATGGCGCGCATCTGCCGGGCGCTGGACGGTATGCCACTGGCGATCGAACTCGCCGCGGCCAGGTTGCGCACGATGTCCGTCGATCAGCTCGCCAACCGGCTCGACGACCGGTTCCGCCTGCTGACCGGCGGCAGCCGCACGGCGCTGCCACGGCACAGGACACTGCGTGCGGTGATCGACTGGAGCTGGGAGCTGCTCACCGACCCCGAACGGATGGTGCTGCGCAGGCTCTCGGTGTTCTCCGGTGGCGCGAGCCTCGAAGCGGCCGAGCGGGTCTGCGCGGAGGGCGGGAACGACGCAACGATCGAAACCGGTCAGGTGCTCGAGCTGCTGACCGCCCTGACCGAGAAATCGCTGGTGCTCGCCGAGAGCGACGGGGCGCCGCGCTACCGGATGCTCGGCACGATCAAGGAGTACGCCGAGCAGCGTCTGGCGGAGGCGGCGGAATCGGATCTGGCGCGGCGCGCGCATCTCGCGTATTTCACCGAACTCGCCGAATCCGCGGAGCCGCATCTTCGCCGCGCCGAGCAGTTGGAATGGCTCGCCACGCTCGAAGCCGAGCACGACAACATCCGCGCCGCGATGCGCGGTGCGCTCGCGGCCGGCGATGCGCAGTGGGCGATGCGTCTCGCGGTGACCGCCTGCTGGTACTGGTGGTTCGGCGGGCACAAGGCCGAGGGCAACGAACTGATCATGGCGGCGGCCGGCACGCCCGGCGAGGTGGCCGACGAGGTCCGGGCGAAGGCCTATGCGTTCGTCTCCTTCTTCGGGACCTCCGGGCGGAGTGACCCGTACGAGGCGGAGGAGTGGATCCACAAGGCGTGCGAATTCGGCCGGCGCAGTCGGAGCCGGCACCCCCTGATCGGGCTCGTCGCCGCGCTGGAACGCATGTTGCAGGGGCCGCACGCGTTGCTGTCCGCGTTCGAACCGCTGCTCGCCGACGAGGATCCCTGGGTACGGGCCATCGCCCGGCTCCAACTCGGCAAGATGCGGATCCTCGTCGGCCATGACGAGCGGAACGCGGACGCGTACCTCGAGACCGCGCTCGCCGAGTTCCGCGCGATCGGCGAACGGTGGGGGGTTTCGTTCGCCTTGACGGAGCTGGCGAACCGGATCGCCATGCGCGGCGAGTTCGCAGGCGCGTGCGAGTACTACGCGCAGGCGATCGCGGTGGTCACCGAGGTCGGTGCCGTCGAGGATGTCGTGACGATGCGGTCACGGCAGGCCCAGTTGTACTGGCTCTCGGGGGATGAGGAGTCGAGCGCGGCCGCCATGGCAGAGGCGCAGCGGTACGCGGAACGGGTTGCGTGGCCGAACACGCTGGCCGAGCTGGCCCTTGCGAAGGCGGAGCTCGCGCGCTGGAACGGCGATGCCGAGCAGGCACGCCGGCAGCTCCGCGTCGCGACCGACGTCCTTGGCGACGCCGCGGAGCGTTCACACGTCCGCGCGACCACCCATGACCTGCTCGGCTACCTCGCCGAGGATCTCGACGAAGCGGTGAAGCACCGCATCGCCGCCTTCGAGGCGGCATCCGAGACGGAGTACCCACCTCTGATCGCGCAGGTGCTCGCCGGGATCGCGGACCTGGCGCTGCGGAACGAGCAGTACGAGCAGGCCGCCCGGCTGCTCGCGGCGAGCGCGTGCGTACGCGGTCAGCCGGACCGTTCGCAACCGGATGCGGCCCGGATCGAGCGGGCCGTGCGGCGCCACCTCGGTGACACGCGGTTCGCCCAGCTGACGCAGGAGGGGGCGCAGGCGAGCTGGTGCGAGCTGGCCACAGTCACGTTCGCAAGCTGA
- a CDS encoding cytochrome P450, whose product MTQTVPIPHGLPMERDASPFDPPRRISRLREARPVSPLIFPDGHEGWLVTGYDAVRQVMADTRFSSRQDIGILHLPYETPGMPAPTEPSPQVPGLFISMDPPDHTRLRRKLTGAFTVKRMRMLEEHITEIVERQLDELARLTPPVDLVAEFALPVPSLVICELLGVPYADRANFQVNSAKFLEKDVTLEEKMAAYGGMTTYLAELVMRKRAEPGEDILSDLARDDDVTVEELIGVAFLLLLAGHETTANMLALGTFALLEHPEQLAELRANPHLLPDAVEEMLRYLAIADVFYRYATEDIEVGGETISEGSTVVVSLLAGNHDPQRFDNPDTLDIHRKARGHLSFGHGVHQCLGQQLARIEMRAGFDGLLRRFPTLELAIPAGEVKLKTDMNIYGVHTLPVRWTETA is encoded by the coding sequence ATGACCCAGACGGTGCCCATCCCGCACGGCCTTCCCATGGAGCGCGACGCGAGCCCCTTCGATCCCCCTCGCCGGATCAGCCGGTTGCGCGAGGCCCGCCCGGTCAGCCCCCTGATCTTCCCCGACGGTCACGAGGGCTGGCTGGTCACCGGCTACGACGCGGTCCGCCAGGTCATGGCCGACACCCGGTTCAGCTCCCGCCAGGACATCGGCATCCTCCACCTGCCCTACGAGACCCCCGGCATGCCCGCACCCACCGAGCCGTCGCCGCAGGTGCCGGGCCTGTTCATCAGCATGGACCCGCCGGATCACACGCGGCTGCGCCGCAAGCTCACCGGCGCCTTCACCGTCAAGCGCATGCGGATGCTCGAGGAGCACATCACCGAGATCGTCGAGCGGCAACTGGACGAGCTGGCGCGCCTCACGCCCCCGGTCGACCTGGTCGCGGAGTTCGCGCTGCCGGTGCCGTCGCTGGTGATCTGCGAGCTGCTCGGCGTCCCCTACGCGGACCGGGCGAACTTCCAGGTCAACTCGGCCAAGTTCCTGGAGAAGGACGTGACGCTCGAGGAGAAGATGGCCGCCTACGGCGGAATGACCACGTACCTGGCCGAACTGGTCATGCGTAAACGCGCCGAACCGGGCGAGGACATCCTGTCCGACCTCGCCCGCGATGACGACGTCACGGTTGAGGAGCTGATCGGCGTCGCCTTCCTGCTCCTGCTCGCGGGCCACGAGACCACCGCCAACATGCTGGCACTGGGCACCTTCGCGCTCCTGGAGCACCCCGAGCAGCTGGCCGAACTGCGCGCCAACCCGCACCTGCTGCCCGATGCCGTCGAGGAGATGTTGCGCTACCTGGCCATCGCCGATGTCTTCTACCGCTATGCCACGGAGGACATCGAGGTCGGCGGCGAAACGATCAGCGAGGGGTCGACGGTCGTCGTCTCGTTGCTGGCCGGCAACCACGACCCGCAGCGCTTCGACAACCCCGACACCCTGGACATCCACCGCAAGGCCCGCGGTCACCTGTCCTTCGGGCACGGCGTCCACCAATGCCTCGGCCAGCAACTGGCCCGGATCGAGATGCGCGCCGGATTCGACGGGCTGCTGCGTCGCTTCCCGACGCTCGAGCTCGCCATCCCCGCGGGTGAGGTGAAACTCAAGACCGACATGAACATCTACGGCGTCCACACGCTGCCGGTCCGCTGGACGGAAACGGCCTAG
- a CDS encoding sigma-70 family RNA polymerase sigma factor: MTVDLETVVWLDFAPWYESVADGVTRRVSAAVGDPLLGREAAAEAFARAYERWPRVAIMDSPEGWVYRVAVNICRRSWRHRMLESRALARMLPVTFVDIGDHHHDDVYRACRRLPPRMRTAIRLRYWDDLTEHQVAERMGISQGTVSALLSTGRARLRRALGSDPTGPGGHR, from the coding sequence GTGACCGTCGATCTCGAAACGGTCGTGTGGCTGGACTTCGCCCCCTGGTACGAGTCCGTTGCGGACGGGGTGACCCGCCGGGTGTCCGCCGCGGTGGGCGACCCGCTCCTCGGGCGGGAGGCCGCCGCGGAGGCGTTCGCCCGCGCCTACGAGCGGTGGCCCCGGGTGGCGATCATGGACTCGCCGGAGGGCTGGGTGTACCGCGTGGCGGTCAACATCTGCCGCCGCAGCTGGCGCCACCGCATGCTGGAGAGCCGCGCCCTCGCACGGATGCTCCCCGTGACGTTCGTGGACATCGGCGACCACCACCACGACGACGTGTACCGGGCGTGCCGCAGGCTACCTCCGCGGATGCGCACCGCGATCCGCCTCCGCTACTGGGACGACCTCACCGAACACCAGGTGGCCGAACGGATGGGCATCTCACAGGGCACGGTATCCGCGCTGCTCAGCACCGGCCGCGCCCGGCTGCGACGCGCGCTGGGCAGCGACCCCACCGGACCGGGAGGCCACCGATGA
- a CDS encoding amidoligase family protein, whose amino-acid sequence MLHELESRVGFEIELLAPRGASRADLAHAVAVAVGGEVALAFHRDSEPSAVPGMGAFRHLTPGFDVLDAAGRPVCSVVDDVTIVADLDVRAAPLPGWHRIVTDDARLLNLLAQVCDPAAPVDEVLAPVAALFGTEVTCARGSIYKVTDRDDASIAMAAPLPGERHRPAEIITTPLEHEHGDALERILRPAGELGFTVPVEAAVHLHFDAAPFRTPQAFANVVELFSKWGEPLRALLGTNPACRRLGPPPPALVELVGTLRDLGSWDDVRNAVTAVELSKYCDVNLLHVIREPMIKDTLEVRILPGAADAAQIMSQAALVEGLLQRCLARDRFPEPAGSVRHDLRTLARWGRKEW is encoded by the coding sequence GTGCTCCACGAGCTGGAGTCCCGGGTCGGCTTCGAGATCGAGCTGCTCGCTCCGCGCGGGGCGAGCAGGGCAGATCTGGCGCACGCGGTCGCGGTCGCGGTGGGGGGCGAGGTCGCACTCGCCTTCCACCGCGACAGCGAGCCGTCGGCGGTACCCGGCATGGGGGCCTTCCGCCACCTGACACCGGGGTTCGACGTGCTGGACGCCGCGGGCCGCCCGGTGTGCTCCGTCGTCGACGACGTCACCATCGTTGCCGACCTGGACGTCCGGGCCGCCCCGCTGCCGGGTTGGCACCGGATCGTCACCGACGACGCGCGCCTGCTCAACCTGCTCGCGCAGGTGTGCGACCCGGCCGCCCCCGTCGATGAGGTGCTGGCACCCGTGGCCGCGCTGTTCGGGACCGAGGTGACGTGCGCCCGCGGTTCGATCTACAAGGTCACCGATCGGGACGACGCCAGCATCGCGATGGCGGCACCGCTGCCGGGCGAACGCCACCGCCCCGCGGAGATCATCACCACGCCGCTGGAGCACGAACACGGCGACGCGCTGGAGCGGATCCTGCGCCCGGCCGGTGAGCTCGGGTTCACGGTTCCGGTGGAGGCGGCGGTGCACCTGCACTTCGACGCGGCACCGTTCCGGACGCCGCAGGCGTTCGCGAACGTCGTCGAGCTGTTCTCGAAGTGGGGTGAGCCGCTACGCGCATTGCTGGGCACGAACCCGGCGTGCCGCAGGCTCGGCCCACCGCCACCTGCCCTCGTCGAGCTGGTCGGCACACTGCGGGACCTGGGCTCGTGGGACGACGTGCGCAACGCCGTCACGGCCGTCGAGCTCAGCAAGTACTGCGACGTCAACCTGCTGCACGTGATCCGCGAGCCGATGATCAAGGACACCCTGGAGGTCCGTATCCTGCCCGGGGCCGCCGACGCCGCCCAGATCATGTCGCAAGCGGCACTCGTCGAGGGGCTGCTGCAGCGGTGCCTGGCACGCGATCGGTTCCCGGAGCCGGCGGGAAGCGTCCGGCACGATCTCCGCACCCTGGCCCGGTGGGGCCGTAAGGAGTGGTGA
- a CDS encoding MarR family winged helix-turn-helix transcriptional regulator translates to METTERTWLTEEELPIWLVLVGLMIKLPAALNDQLQRDAGMNHFEYWALMALALHEGHSMRMSELAVLTNGSLSRLSQVISRMEKRGWVRRAPDPTDGRCTLAILTGDGWEKFVGSFEAHSEEIRRLVFDPLTKAQTRQLSEIGHRILRTIDPSKPDRPPGFNAELDGFCPNAC, encoded by the coding sequence GTGGAGACCACCGAGCGGACCTGGCTGACCGAAGAGGAGCTACCGATCTGGCTCGTGCTCGTCGGCCTGATGATCAAGCTGCCGGCGGCGCTCAACGACCAACTCCAGCGCGACGCGGGGATGAACCACTTCGAGTACTGGGCACTCATGGCGCTGGCCCTGCACGAAGGCCACTCGATGCGGATGAGCGAGCTCGCGGTGCTCACCAACGGCTCGCTGTCGCGGCTGTCTCAGGTGATCTCCCGCATGGAGAAGCGCGGCTGGGTACGCCGCGCACCCGACCCCACCGACGGCCGCTGCACCCTCGCCATCCTCACCGGGGACGGCTGGGAGAAGTTCGTCGGCTCCTTCGAGGCGCACTCGGAGGAGATCCGGCGCCTCGTCTTCGACCCGTTGACCAAGGCGCAGACGCGGCAGCTCAGCGAGATCGGCCACCGCATCCTCCGGACCATCGACCCGAGCAAGCCGGACCGCCCACCCGGGTTCAACGCGGAGCTCGACGGCTTCTGCCCGAACGCCTGCTGA
- a CDS encoding 2-dehydropantoate 2-reductase N-terminal domain-containing protein gives MESSRIFIVGSGVVGAATGEGFLAAGHKVTFIDVSAPRVAELAARGLDVRTEIDLSGEPESFIFLTLPTPNDGHRYDLSAFTAGTASVGKALALSTARHTVVVRSTVSPGTTEGLVKTTLEENSGMVANEGFGLASNPEFLRAVSAAEDFAHPWMTIIASRDPQNVERLRELLAPFGGELRTFTNPAEAEFVKAAHNIFNATKISFWNEMWLVAQKLGLDLDPIAATVARSAEGSINPEYGIRGGAPYGGVCLPKDTQGFLGFAKTVDVDMPLLSAVVEVNDRLAEIVDHEADITDLAATHSQLREAARGVQQQAVSEPA, from the coding sequence GTGGAGTCTTCGCGGATCTTCATCGTCGGTTCTGGTGTGGTCGGTGCCGCCACGGGCGAGGGCTTCCTCGCCGCAGGTCACAAGGTGACGTTCATCGACGTCTCGGCGCCGCGGGTGGCCGAGCTGGCCGCGCGCGGCCTGGATGTGCGTACCGAGATCGACCTGTCCGGCGAGCCGGAGTCGTTCATCTTCCTGACCCTGCCCACGCCGAACGACGGGCACCGCTACGACCTGTCGGCGTTCACCGCCGGTACCGCCTCTGTGGGCAAGGCCCTCGCCCTGTCCACCGCACGGCACACCGTCGTGGTGCGCTCCACCGTTTCCCCCGGCACCACCGAGGGCTTGGTCAAGACCACCCTGGAGGAGAACTCCGGGATGGTGGCCAACGAGGGCTTCGGGCTCGCGTCCAACCCCGAGTTCCTGCGCGCGGTCTCCGCGGCAGAGGACTTCGCCCACCCGTGGATGACGATCATCGCCAGCCGCGACCCGCAGAACGTCGAGCGGCTGCGCGAGCTGCTCGCACCCTTCGGTGGCGAGCTGCGCACCTTCACCAACCCGGCCGAGGCCGAGTTCGTCAAGGCAGCGCACAACATCTTCAACGCCACCAAGATCAGCTTCTGGAACGAGATGTGGCTGGTCGCCCAGAAGCTCGGCCTCGACCTGGACCCGATCGCCGCCACCGTGGCCCGCTCGGCAGAGGGCTCGATCAACCCCGAGTACGGCATCCGCGGCGGCGCCCCCTACGGCGGCGTGTGCCTGCCCAAGGACACCCAGGGCTTCCTCGGGTTCGCCAAGACCGTCGACGTCGACATGCCGCTGCTGTCCGCCGTGGTGGAGGTCAACGACCGCCTGGCCGAGATCGTCGACCACGAGGCCGACATCACCGACCTCGCCGCCACCCACTCGCAGCTGCGTGAGGCCGCCCGCGGAGTGCAGCAGCAAGCGGTGAGCGAACCGGCATGA
- a CDS encoding glycosyltransferase has translation MNLPLFYYVLGTPLGVLGLIRWGTWLIRRVPAVLYKPIAGDHDASLAIVVPVYQEDPEILATAIESWLANRVDQIILVVDVSDTTCQDVAAGYPVEVIITDVPGKRDALRRGWRAARTELVALVDSDTIWAPDVADEVRKPFADPRIGGVGTRQSVYGTSGFLARITDMFLDHRYFDENASQSRLGRAVSCLSGRTAVYRRHVLVEIEDEFMNETFWGVQALSGDDKRLTTLTLERGYLTYMQRTAEVWSTFPTRWKVFFRQRLRWARNTWRSDLRALSKPWVWRHPFLAYTMIDKGLSGFTLLLGPGFLVYSLVSGNWIFSLVLVAWWQLSRAAKLLPHIRRRPSSLFFVLGYVAVSWVMALIKMYALVTIRTQRWGTRQVAVENGHVVRTGTVDLAVVIPDQHAERERIAA, from the coding sequence ATGAACCTGCCGCTGTTCTACTACGTGCTCGGCACCCCGTTGGGTGTGCTCGGGCTGATCCGGTGGGGGACCTGGCTGATCCGCCGGGTCCCCGCCGTGCTGTACAAGCCGATCGCCGGCGACCACGACGCATCGCTGGCGATCGTCGTCCCGGTGTACCAGGAGGACCCCGAGATACTGGCCACCGCGATCGAGTCGTGGCTGGCCAACCGCGTCGACCAGATCATCCTTGTGGTGGACGTTTCCGACACCACCTGTCAGGACGTCGCCGCCGGGTATCCCGTCGAGGTGATCATCACCGACGTCCCTGGCAAGCGGGACGCCCTCCGGCGGGGCTGGCGGGCGGCCCGGACCGAGCTCGTCGCCCTGGTGGACTCGGACACCATCTGGGCCCCGGACGTCGCCGACGAGGTGCGCAAGCCGTTCGCCGATCCCCGCATCGGCGGGGTCGGCACCCGCCAGTCCGTCTACGGCACCAGCGGGTTCCTCGCGCGGATCACCGACATGTTCCTCGATCACCGCTACTTCGACGAGAACGCCAGCCAGTCCCGGCTCGGCAGGGCCGTGTCCTGCCTGTCCGGGCGCACGGCCGTCTACCGCCGCCACGTCCTCGTCGAGATCGAGGACGAGTTCATGAACGAGACGTTCTGGGGCGTGCAGGCCCTGTCCGGTGACGACAAGCGGCTCACGACGCTCACCCTGGAACGCGGCTACCTGACCTACATGCAGCGCACCGCAGAGGTGTGGTCGACCTTCCCCACCCGGTGGAAGGTGTTCTTCCGCCAGCGGCTGCGCTGGGCCCGCAACACATGGCGATCCGACCTGCGCGCCCTGTCCAAGCCGTGGGTGTGGCGCCACCCCTTCCTCGCCTACACGATGATCGACAAGGGCCTGTCCGGCTTCACCCTGCTGCTGGGCCCCGGCTTCCTCGTCTACTCCCTCGTCAGCGGGAACTGGATCTTCTCCCTGGTGCTGGTCGCCTGGTGGCAGCTCAGCCGCGCCGCCAAGCTCCTGCCGCACATCCGCAGGCGCCCGTCCTCACTCTTCTTCGTCCTCGGCTACGTCGCCGTGTCCTGGGTCATGGCCCTCATCAAGATGTACGCCCTCGTGACCATCCGAACCCAGCGTTGGGGCACCCGCCAGGTCGCCGTCGAGAACGGCCATGTCGTCCGGACCGGGACAGTGGACCTCGCCGTCGTGATTCCGGACCAGCACGCCGAGCGCGAAAGGATTGCGGCATGA
- a CDS encoding right-handed parallel beta-helix repeat-containing protein, giving the protein MSAARKGRRARGVVALTLVVGISLVAGVATVWRLAEPAGPTVQAAALPPHEDPAEEIPVDEAAPQPLLAPSVTSQADGPASWVSRGRPSRMVTVRPTTLDVVVDGRVSRRVAFAGTAVTLAELDRYLPASWLTVGDGVATLSATVVLTRGTTLGVTGGDGMRTLQLAGGATPADAASIHTGGGALTLAGITVTSVDPATGQPVPATAAGRPSIVASSGGRLEGADLTISDLGAPSAADDDGRPAVLFNPGSTGFLTRTSMLRGSTGLKLQRSDGVHLTDVSVTESGEDGLVLSGDRATALSGIRAERNGGDGVLVAGQSSGRPITGIATSGNGGFGLAVKGQSGARITAVTTAGDQDGGLQLSGSSDVVVTDFTATDQRVGVFAHIGSSGITLDRVRTTDGRWGVSMEKSTHGLRITDSTFQGALVAGVSIGGQQATLEGVQIRDTDTGVRIERGARDAALTNLTVANARDGVVAKPDTTGIVITELVADNVESDAIRTASAGTRIVGGLITGGATGIDAEAATTISGTTINAAEAGIRSSSPDLVQVTDVAIDTQEIGVNAATGSPFLLADSQVHALESVRGEVDLAGVNDLSLPPLNVIGVIGIPLILLAIVLEEVHSFRQRRIRGRARPGAPTLRVAN; this is encoded by the coding sequence ATGAGCGCCGCCCGGAAGGGTCGACGCGCCAGAGGCGTCGTCGCTCTCACGCTGGTCGTCGGGATCAGCCTGGTCGCCGGGGTCGCGACCGTCTGGCGGCTCGCCGAGCCGGCCGGGCCCACGGTGCAGGCCGCGGCGCTCCCGCCCCATGAAGATCCCGCGGAGGAGATCCCCGTCGACGAGGCGGCGCCGCAGCCGCTGCTCGCGCCGAGCGTGACCTCGCAGGCGGACGGCCCGGCGTCGTGGGTGTCGCGGGGCCGGCCGAGCCGGATGGTGACTGTGCGACCCACCACCCTCGACGTGGTCGTCGACGGGCGGGTGAGCCGTCGCGTCGCGTTCGCGGGCACCGCGGTGACCCTGGCCGAGCTCGACCGCTACCTGCCCGCGAGCTGGCTGACCGTCGGCGACGGCGTCGCGACCCTGTCGGCGACCGTCGTCCTGACCCGGGGCACGACGCTCGGCGTCACCGGCGGCGACGGCATGCGCACCCTGCAACTGGCCGGCGGGGCCACCCCGGCCGACGCCGCGTCGATCCACACCGGCGGGGGCGCGCTCACGCTCGCCGGCATCACCGTCACCTCCGTCGACCCGGCCACCGGCCAGCCCGTCCCGGCCACCGCGGCCGGCAGGCCGTCCATCGTCGCCTCCTCCGGCGGCCGGCTGGAGGGCGCCGACCTCACGATCAGCGACCTCGGCGCTCCATCCGCCGCCGACGACGACGGCCGCCCCGCGGTGCTGTTCAACCCCGGCAGCACCGGCTTCCTGACGCGCACCTCGATGCTGCGCGGCAGCACCGGGCTGAAGCTGCAGCGCTCGGACGGTGTGCACCTCACGGACGTGTCGGTCACCGAGTCGGGCGAGGACGGTCTCGTCCTCTCCGGCGACCGGGCCACCGCGCTGAGCGGGATCCGCGCCGAACGCAACGGCGGCGACGGGGTCCTGGTCGCGGGCCAGAGCTCGGGCCGCCCGATCACCGGTATCGCGACGTCGGGCAACGGCGGCTTCGGCCTCGCGGTCAAGGGGCAGTCCGGCGCCCGCATCACTGCCGTCACCACAGCGGGCGACCAGGACGGCGGGCTCCAGCTGAGCGGCAGCAGCGACGTCGTCGTCACCGACTTCACGGCGACCGACCAGCGCGTCGGTGTGTTCGCCCACATCGGCAGCAGCGGGATCACGCTCGACCGCGTCCGTACCACGGACGGCCGTTGGGGCGTGTCGATGGAGAAGAGCACCCACGGGCTGCGCATCACCGACTCCACCTTCCAGGGTGCGCTGGTGGCCGGTGTATCCATCGGCGGCCAGCAGGCCACCCTCGAAGGGGTGCAGATCCGCGACACCGACACCGGTGTGCGGATCGAACGCGGTGCCCGCGACGCCGCGCTCACCAACCTGACCGTGGCCAACGCCCGCGACGGCGTGGTCGCCAAGCCCGACACCACCGGCATCGTCATCACCGAGCTGGTCGCCGACAACGTCGAATCCGACGCGATCCGCACCGCCAGTGCCGGGACCCGGATCGTCGGTGGCCTGATCACCGGCGGCGCCACCGGCATCGACGCCGAAGCCGCCACCACGATCTCCGGCACGACGATCAACGCGGCCGAGGCGGGAATCCGCTCCAGCTCGCCCGACCTCGTGCAGGTCACCGACGTCGCCATCGACACGCAGGAGATCGGCGTCAACGCCGCAACGGGGAGCCCGTTCCTCCTCGCCGACTCACAGGTGCACGCCCTCGAGTCGGTGCGCGGTGAGGTCGACCTCGCGGGCGTCAACGACCTGAGCCTGCCGCCGCTGAACGTCATCGGCGTGATCGGAATCCCCCTGATCCTGCTGGCCATCGTGCTGGAGGAGGTCCACAGCTTCCGGCAGCGACGCATCAGGGGCAGGGCCCGACCCGGAGCACCCACGCTGCGGGTGGCGAACTGA